In Mus caroli chromosome 9, CAROLI_EIJ_v1.1, whole genome shotgun sequence, a single window of DNA contains:
- the Pou2af1 gene encoding POU domain class 2-associating factor 1, producing the protein MLWQKSTAPEQAPAPPRPYQGVRVKEPVKELLRRKRGHTSVGAAGPPTAVVLPHQPLATYSTVGPSCLDMEVSASTVTEEGTLCAGWLSQPAPATLQPLAPWTPYTEYVSHEAVSCPYSTDMYVQPVCPSYTVVGPSSVLTYASPPLITNVTPRSTATPAVGPQLEGPEHQAPLTYFPWPQPLSTLPTSSLQYQPPAPTLSGPQFVQLPISIPEPVLQDMDDPRRAISSLTIDKLLLEEEESNTYELNHTLSVEGF; encoded by the exons CCACAGCTCCAGAGCAAGCTCCTGCCCCACCACGGCCATACCAGGGCGTTCGAGTCAAGGAGCCAGTGAAGGAGCTACTGAGAAGAAAGCGTGGCCATACCAGCGTTGGGGCAGCTGGGCCACCGACCGCG GTGGTACTGCCCCACCAGCCCCTGGCCACCTACAGCACTGTGG GTCCTTCCTGCCTTGATATGGAGGTTTCTGCTTCCACAGTGACAGAGGAGGGAACATTATGTGCTGGCTGGCTCTCCCAACCTGCCCCGGCCACTCTTCAGCCATTGGCTCCATGGACACCCTACACGGAGTATGTGTCCCATGAAGCTGTCAGCTGCCCCTACTCCACTGACATGTACGTGCAGCCTGTGTGCCCCAGCTACACAGTGGTGGGACCCTCCTCAGTGTTGACCTATGCTTCTCCACCACTCATCACTAATGTCACG CCAAGAAGCACTGCTACACCCGCGGTGGGGCCCCAGCTGGAGGGCCCCGAGCACCAGGCGCCCCTCACCTATTTCCCGTGGCCTCAGCCCCTTTCCACACTGCCCACCTCCAGCCTGCAGTATCAACCTCCTGCCCCAACCCTGTCTGGGCCCCAGTTTGTCCAGCTCCCCATCTCTATCCCAGAGCCAGTCCTTCAGGACATGGATGACCCCAGAAGGGCCATCAGCTCCCTGACCATTGACAAGCTTCttctggaggaagaggaaagcaacACGTACGAGCTCAACCACACCCTCTCCGTGGAGGGCTTTTAG